In Spartobacteria bacterium, the following are encoded in one genomic region:
- a CDS encoding pyridoxal phosphate-dependent aminotransferase has translation MEFNERVRDVLPSATLALTSKAKAMKAAGEDVCSFGAGEPDFDTPDHVKQAAITALTEGQTKYAPSTGLPALRDAISAKFKRENGLDYAPQQIIVSNGAKHSLYNALIVICHDGDEILLPTPSWLSYEEMVRMAGAKSVYVKTRESDEFALRKDVLEAAITPKTRAIILNSPSNPTGMVYDHATLEMVAELAVKHDFLIIADEIYEKLLYDGVEHISIGSLNKEVLARTITINGLSKAYAMTGWRLGYMGAPMDIAKKVGEVQSHATSGPNTFAMFGALAAMTGPQDCVESMRVAFDERRNRMYELLMDIKGIQCVKPRGAFYMFPNISCTGLTATQFAERLLNEEKVAVVPCEPFGAPSHVRLSYACSMKNIEKGLARFKHFVESL, from the coding sequence ATGGAATTTAACGAACGAGTAAGAGATGTGCTGCCTTCCGCTACGCTTGCATTGACCAGTAAGGCCAAAGCTATGAAAGCGGCTGGGGAAGATGTCTGTTCTTTTGGTGCCGGGGAACCTGATTTTGATACACCCGATCACGTCAAACAGGCCGCCATAACAGCACTGACCGAGGGGCAGACCAAATATGCACCCAGTACGGGGCTGCCTGCACTGCGTGATGCGATATCGGCTAAATTCAAGCGGGAAAATGGATTGGACTATGCGCCACAGCAGATTATCGTCAGTAACGGAGCGAAACATTCTCTGTACAATGCATTGATTGTCATTTGTCATGACGGCGATGAGATTCTTCTGCCGACACCCTCCTGGCTGAGTTACGAGGAGATGGTGCGTATGGCAGGAGCCAAAAGCGTCTACGTAAAAACCCGTGAGTCCGATGAATTTGCGTTGCGCAAAGATGTGCTCGAAGCTGCGATTACCCCAAAAACCCGTGCCATTATTTTGAATTCCCCGTCGAATCCTACCGGCATGGTGTATGATCACGCGACACTGGAAATGGTGGCTGAACTGGCTGTAAAGCATGATTTTCTGATTATCGCCGATGAAATATACGAAAAGTTGCTTTATGACGGGGTCGAACATATTAGCATCGGTTCGCTTAACAAAGAGGTGCTTGCCCGCACGATCACCATCAATGGGTTAAGTAAGGCCTATGCCATGACCGGCTGGCGCCTTGGTTATATGGGTGCTCCGATGGATATAGCGAAGAAGGTGGGCGAAGTGCAGAGCCACGCAACCTCGGGGCCCAACACCTTTGCCATGTTCGGTGCGCTGGCTGCTATGACTGGCCCGCAGGATTGCGTCGAGTCCATGCGCGTCGCATTTGATGAACGCCGGAATCGTATGTACGAGTTGCTCATGGATATCAAAGGTATACAGTGTGTAAAGCCCAGAGGTGCTTTTTATATGTTCCCGAATATTTCATGCACTGGTCTGACTGCTACGCAGTTTGCAGAGCGTCTGCTAAATGAAGAAAAAGTGGCGGTGGTTCCCTGTGAACCCTTCGGTGCACCCAGTCACGTGCGCTTGTCTTATGCCTGCAGTATGAAGAATATTGAAAAAGGTCTGGCACGCTTCAAGCACTTTGTCGAATCGCTTTAG